In the Pedobacter cryoconitis genome, TCCATTTTAATTTATATATATAAACGTGCATAAACATAACCTATGCTCATGCAAGCCTCTCCTTACCTTTCTTAAATTCTGACTTAAAAAAAAACCGTTGTTCAATTTTAAGTTTCCTGCGTTGCCGCTCTAAATACATGCAGTGATTAACAGCAACTGATCCCAGCCACCTGCCTGTATTTAAAGATTACGAAACATGAAACAAAAAATTCAACAACGGTTAAATTCCTTTATACGCTTTGAAATTACGGACCGATCCTATTTGGTAAAGAAATCGTTCAGTAAACTATCTAATTCTTCAACTTTTTCAGCTACTGCAGTATCTTGATCCTGCACTTTATTTTCTACCCTTAACACAGCTGTTGCATAATGCAATACTGCCATAGATAGCAAATCCTGTTTATCTCTGACCGCATAATTTTCCTGATAGTCCTTTATACGCTCATTAATAATTTTGGCTGCCCGCCTTACAATTTCTTCCTCTTCCATATTCACCTTTAAAGGGTAAATGCGGTCCGAGATAGTTATTTTTATCGAGATTTCTCCCATTTCTTAGCTTTGTTTCAATTTCGTGTAATCCCTATTTTTTAAGCAACACTACACATTTATCGATTTCACGCACAAAATCGTTAATTTTTTGCTTTATATCAAGTGTCTTCTCGCTTGTCCCTTCAATACTCTTCGCCAATTTAAGCACCCTCATCTTCTCATCCAAATCTGAGTTCTTAATTTTCGCCGCATTCAAGGCTAACTTAACAGATGAATTCTCCTGCTTCAACAACTCGTTTTCCTCTTGTAATGCATTACAAAGCTCGATAAGCCGGGCCGCTTTATGTAATACTGAATCTAATTGTTCTGCAACCGAAGACATCTTTTATTTAAAAATTGATAGTATTTATATTATTCCTAAAAGTAACAAATAAAATTACTTTCTTATCTCTGCTTTCGCACTTTGGGCTAAGTTAGCGATAATCTTTTGCATAACTGCATCAATTTGCTTGTCAGTCAAAGTCTGCTGATCATCCTGTAAAGTAAAGTTCAATGCATAAGACTTCTTATTTTCCGGTAGTTTATCACCAACATACACATCAAAAATCTGCACATTCTTCAGCAATTTCTTCTCTGTTTTGAAAGCAATTGTTTTCAAAGCTTCAAAGGTGACATCCGTATCTACCAGCATAGAAAGATCTCTTCTTACCGCAGGATATTTAGGAATCTCTTTGCTGATTACTTTATTCTTTCTGACAATATCCAATAATAAAGCCCAGTCAAAATCTGCATAATAAACATCCTTATCTACATCCGTTTGTTTTTTATCTGCTGCAGTTACCGCACCGAAAGAAACAATTGCCTGTGGCCCTCTGAAATACTTCAACCCGAAAGCAAAGTTCTCATCACTAATTTCTTCTGTCTGGTAATTTGTAATTCCCAATCTGCCAATTACCGCATCAACTGCAGCCTTTAAGTTGTAAAAACTCACCGGAGCAGGCTTTTGATTCCACTGCTCTGTTGCATCCGAACCAGAAAGCACCAATAACAATCTTGGGTGCTCTACATATTTTTCATTTATCAAATGATAAGTTTTACCAAATTCATAAAACTTAACATCCCCGTTTTTTCTGTTCTGGTTATAAGCAACGCTCTCCAGTGCCGGCATCAGTAAACTCTGACGCATTACATTCAGGTCTGAACTTAAAGGATTCAGAATCTGTACCACTTCTTCCGTATTTTTAGAATAGGTGCCTTTAGTTAAAGAGTTACACCAGATTTCTAAATAACCGTTAGCCGTTAACATATCTGCAACCACATGTTGTGTCTGCTCTCTGTCTGGCTTGGCAGAGAAGGTAAGTGAAGCATTCACTTTATTTGGGATCTCTATATTATTATAGCCGTAAATTCTCAATACCTCTTCAGTGATATCACACTCACGTGTAACATCTACCTTAAAGCTCGGAACTTTTAAAGATAAGCCTTCAGCTGTTTCTGAAGCAACCGTAATACCTAATGAGGTAATGATCGCTTTAATTTCCTCATCCGGAATAGCTGCACCAATCAGCCTGGTAATATTTTTATAGCTAACCTCTAAATCAAACGGAGCAACCGGCGCTGGATATATATCTGAAACTACAGAAGAAATCTCTCCACCTGCCAGTTCCTGAATCAACAAGGCAGCATATTTTAAAGCTGTAACTGTCATTTCAGGATCAGTACCACGCTCATAACGGAAAGAAGCATCCGTTTTTAAAGTATGCCTTTTCGCTGTTTTACGTACCGATACCGAATTGAAATAAGCACTCTCTAAAAATATATTTTTAGTTTCTGCACTCACTCCAGAATTCTTACCACCATAAACACCTGCAATCGTTACTGGCTTCTCTGCATCACAGATCATCAGATCTTCAGCAGATAACTTACGTTCTACGCCATCTAAAGTAACAAATGGAGTTCCTTCAGCAACCTTTTGTACAATGATCTTTTTTCCTGACAGCTGATCTGCATCAAAAGCATGAAGCGGCTGGCCTAAACCATGCAGCACATAATTGGTAATATCTACTATATTATTAATTGGACGGATGCCGATTACTTTTAATTTATCCTGTAACCAGTCCGGAGAAGTTTTAACCGTTACCCCACTGATCGAAACACTGCTGTATCTCGGGCAGGCAATTGGATCGGCAACTTCAACAGCAACTGTTAAATTCTCATTTGCTGTTTTAAAAGAAACAATAGCTGGCATTTTCAAATCAATTCTCAGGTAAGCCGCTAAATCTCTGGCTACCCCTAAATGTGAAGCTGCATCAGCTCTGTTTGGCGTTAATCCAATTTCAAAAAGGTAATCATCTTCCATTTTGAAATAATCTTTAGCTGGCTGACCGATCAGTGCGTCTTCTGCAAGGACCATAATACCAGCATGAGAACCACCCAGACCAATTTCATCTTCTGCACAAATCATCCCTTCAGAAACTTCGCCTCTGATTTTTGATTTATTGATTTTAAAAGGTTCGCCTTCATTCGGATAAACAGTAGTCCCTACCGTTGCTACAACAACTTTTTGTCCTTCAGCAACATTTGGTGCACCGCATACAACCTGAATCGCTTCTGCAGCCCCAACATTTACCGTAGTAACCCTCAGCTTGTCTGCATTGGAATGTTGAACGCATGTAAGCACATGGCCAATCACTAATCCTTCCAGACCACCCACCACTGGTTGTACTTTTTCAAGGCTTTCCACTTCCAGACCGATATTGGTCAGAATCAATGAAAGCTCCTGTGGATTAAGGTCAGTTTGTATGAATTGTTTAAGCCAGTTGTATGATATCTTCATGTTATATTTTCTTCTAAAATGCAAAGATATAAAATAATGCTTTGCTGTATATTGATTAGCCCATAAACATGGAAGAATTGACACTAAATAATTTCTTCATCTGCCATGCTATAGAACTTTTTATTGGTAATAATGAGGTGATCAAGCACAGGGGTGTCTAATAAAAGACCAGCTTCAACCAGTTTTTTAGTGACTTCAATATCCTCTTTACTAGGCTTACAGTTACCCGAAGGATGATTGTGCGCAAGGATGAGATAAGCCGCCTTCATGGCAATTGCTTTTTCAAAGATGATTTTCGGATCAACAGTTGTACTCGCCTGTCCCCCTTTGCTAATCATGTGTTTGCAGATTACAAAGTTGGCTTTATTTAAAATCAGCATCCAGAACTCTTCATGATCCAGATCTGCCATTACAGGGCGCAATAAATCAAATGCATCATTGGAAGAGTGGATCTGAGGGAATTCCTCATGAGGTTTTTCTTTTCTGCGGCGACCAAGTTCAAGTGCTGCAATAATGGACAATGCTTTAGCCTCTCCTATCCCCTTAAACAAGATTAGTTCCTGGAAGGATGCTTTAGCTAGTAAATCGAGGTCATTCCCATAATTAAGCAGTATCCGCTGACTCACCTCTACGGAGGTTTCCGTTTGATTTCCCGAACTGATCAGGATAGCAATCAGCTCTGCATCCGATAAATGCCTGCGGCCATTCAGAATTAGTTTCTCGCGTGGACGGTCGGCAGGCGCCAATGATTTAATTCCTATTTTCTGTTCATATTTTACCATAAACAAAAAAACGGGATAAGCCAAAGCCTATCCCGTTTACAATATTGTAAAGCTATTACTATTTTAAGCCGTTAACAAATTTAGTTAACTTAGATTTGTTGTTTGCAGCTTTGTTTTTGTGAATAACATTTTTCTTAGCTAAACGATCTAACATAGAAATCACTTTAGGCAATAACTCCTGACCTGATTTTTTATCTACAGATGCACGTAATCTTTTAACAAAAGTACGAGTAGTTTTTGCTTGGTATCTGTTACGTAAACGTTTAGTAGCGTTTGCTCTGATTCTTTTTAAAGATGATTTATGATTTGCCATTTTCTAGTATAATAATATTTTTATATGTAAAGGTCTGATCATTACAACAAACCCTGTTTATCCTTTTTTCGGACTGCAAATATAGAACTTATGTTTTTAATATGCAAAACGATATTACAAATATTTTAAATATTCTTGATTATACTATAATCTGATTATAAGATTCTTAAATATTGATTCACCATATTTTGCAAAAATACAGTATTACATTAGTTGTGATATCACAATCATGCAGTTTATTATATAACAAACTATATAATTATATTATCTGTCTGTGTGATTCATATCAACTACAGTTTCATCTTCCATGACATCAAGTAATCTTACTATAAAACACCTATTGTGCAGGGGTACTGTAGGGGTTGTGTTGTAGGTTGAAGTAGCCTTGAACTAGCATTGAAGTAGTATTGAAGTAGCCTGAGGTACTTCAAGGGTAGTCGAACCCTGCTTCAACCCTACTTCAATGTATACCACAACCCCTACAGTACTATACCAGAATGTCAAGTCAAATCAGGAATAGACATAGACATATCCGTCACAGGAGAAAAAAGATAGGTACTAAAAATTCTGGAAGAATTTATGTGAAGATAGTCAGGCCTGTATTTTTTTAGTTCAAGCATTCACAGCTATAATTAGTAAATTGGGGGACAATATTTTAAATTTGTAGAAAACCTAATATCAATGCCAGAAAACGAAAATCTTCCATCCTTGTTTCTTGACGAATT is a window encoding:
- a CDS encoding cell division protein ZapA translates to MGEISIKITISDRIYPLKVNMEEEEIVRRAAKIINERIKDYQENYAVRDKQDLLSMAVLHYATAVLRVENKVQDQDTAVAEKVEELDSLLNDFFTK
- the radC gene encoding RadC family protein, translating into MVKYEQKIGIKSLAPADRPREKLILNGRRHLSDAELIAILISSGNQTETSVEVSQRILLNYGNDLDLLAKASFQELILFKGIGEAKALSIIAALELGRRRKEKPHEEFPQIHSSNDAFDLLRPVMADLDHEEFWMLILNKANFVICKHMISKGGQASTTVDPKIIFEKAIAMKAAYLILAHNHPSGNCKPSKEDIEVTKKLVEAGLLLDTPVLDHLIITNKKFYSMADEEII
- the rpsT gene encoding 30S ribosomal protein S20, which gives rise to MANHKSSLKRIRANATKRLRNRYQAKTTRTFVKRLRASVDKKSGQELLPKVISMLDRLAKKNVIHKNKAANNKSKLTKFVNGLK
- the pheT gene encoding phenylalanine--tRNA ligase subunit beta — translated: MKISYNWLKQFIQTDLNPQELSLILTNIGLEVESLEKVQPVVGGLEGLVIGHVLTCVQHSNADKLRVTTVNVGAAEAIQVVCGAPNVAEGQKVVVATVGTTVYPNEGEPFKINKSKIRGEVSEGMICAEDEIGLGGSHAGIMVLAEDALIGQPAKDYFKMEDDYLFEIGLTPNRADAASHLGVARDLAAYLRIDLKMPAIVSFKTANENLTVAVEVADPIACPRYSSVSISGVTVKTSPDWLQDKLKVIGIRPINNIVDITNYVLHGLGQPLHAFDADQLSGKKIIVQKVAEGTPFVTLDGVERKLSAEDLMICDAEKPVTIAGVYGGKNSGVSAETKNIFLESAYFNSVSVRKTAKRHTLKTDASFRYERGTDPEMTVTALKYAALLIQELAGGEISSVVSDIYPAPVAPFDLEVSYKNITRLIGAAIPDEEIKAIITSLGITVASETAEGLSLKVPSFKVDVTRECDITEEVLRIYGYNNIEIPNKVNASLTFSAKPDREQTQHVVADMLTANGYLEIWCNSLTKGTYSKNTEEVVQILNPLSSDLNVMRQSLLMPALESVAYNQNRKNGDVKFYEFGKTYHLINEKYVEHPRLLLVLSGSDATEQWNQKPAPVSFYNLKAAVDAVIGRLGITNYQTEEISDENFAFGLKYFRGPQAIVSFGAVTAADKKQTDVDKDVYYADFDWALLLDIVRKNKVISKEIPKYPAVRRDLSMLVDTDVTFEALKTIAFKTEKKLLKNVQIFDVYVGDKLPENKKSYALNFTLQDDQQTLTDKQIDAVMQKIIANLAQSAKAEIRK